The sequence TGACGAGGCGCGTCTGGTGAAACTGCCCGCCGTTCGCGATCACGCCCATCGCCTGCGCCATCTGGAGCGGCGTGATCAGGATGTCGCCCTGTCCAATGGACATGTTGGCCACGTCGCCCTGGAGAATCTTCCGCTTGTGAACGCGCATCATGTAGTCGTCGTTCGGGATGTTGCCCTTCTCCTCCGCATTCAGCGGCAGTCCGGTTTTCTGGCCGAGGCCAAGGCGATTCGTCCAGGCGATGATCGGCTTCGAGCCCATCTTCAGGCCGGCCTGATAAAACCACGTGTTGCAGGACTGCGTGAGCGCCTGCACGAAATTCAAGGATCCGGCATCGACCTTCTTCCAGTTTCGGAAAACGAAGTTGCCCACGCCAAGTGACGGCGGGCAGCCGAACTCCGTGCCCGGCTTGATCTTGCCGTCCTCGAAGCCGGCAAGGCCGACGAACGTCTTGAACGTCGACCCGGGCGGATAGGCCGAACGATACGCACGCGGCAGTAGCGGCACGGCGGGATCCTTCTGCAGGGCCTCGAATTTTGCCGCATCCACGAACGGCACGAAGACATTCGGATCGAAGGTCGGCCACGAGGCCAGAGCGAGCACTTCGCCGGTATTTGGATCGATGATGACAATCGCGCCGCGTTTCGCGTTCTTCGAGAGCACGTCTTCGCAAAGCGCCTGGAGATCACGGTCGAGCGTTGTGATGACGTTGTAGCCCGGCACCGGCGGCTGCGCGATCCGCTCGGAGGTCTTGCGGCCATTGGCGTCGAAGGTGACGTGGAGGATGCCCGGCTGACCGCGCAACTCGTCATCGTAAATCTGCTCGAGCCCCTCGCGTCCCTCGACTCGCGGAAAAATCACGTCGCCATTTTCGATCGGACGCAGCGAAAGCGGGGCCTGTCGGCCGACATATCCAATCACGCTGCCGGCGGTCTGTCCCTCGGGATAAAAACGCGCGTAGGTCTGGCGCAGGATGAGCGTCGGGGTGAGCCCCTTCGCGACGATGGCGAGCTCCTGCGGCGAGAGATCCTCGATGATGTCGTAAGGGAGCACGCCGCGATTCTTGTAGTGGTCGACGACGGCCTTCTCGTTGAGCGAGATGTCCCGACCGAGCAGCCCCTTGGCGAGCGTGACCTGCTGGCGGGCAAAATCCACGACCTGCCGGTCGTCCATGTCGAGCGGCGTCGGAAAACTGATCGCGAGATTGTAGCTCATGCGCGACTGCGCGAGCGGCTTGCCGTTGCGGTCCGTGATGAGCCCGCGCGGCGCCGGGATGGCCAGCTGCCACGTGCGCGCCTGCTTCTGGGTTTCCCAGGTCGGCTTCGGATTCTCCACGGGGCCCGTATTGTCCAGCACGGCATCCTGGGCTCCGGCGGCGGCAATCATTCCCAAACTGGCGGCAAGACAAAGAAACTGCTTCATGAAAATCGGAGCCCTCACAGCTAAAGCAGCCGCCCGCCCAACGCAACCCGCAACCCTGCCCTCAGCGCGCGTTCCCCCGCGCCCGCGGCTGGGTGATATGCGCGGGCTTCAAATACAATGGCTCGATCGCCCGGGTCGCCGCCGGGCTGGTTACGGCGAGCCGCGCCAGCCCCTCGGCACTTGGCGCCGCGAGCCCGACATTCGGAATCCCATCCGGCGGGGCGGCCGAGAACCGAGGCACCGCGGGCCGAGCCTCGAGCCGGGCCAGCAGCTCCGGGGTGGGCAACAATTCGAAATCCTCCGCAACTTCCCCATCGACGATTCGCGCCACCCACAGCACGCCGCCGCGCGCATCTCCCAGCGCGAAATACTCCCGCTCCGCGCAATCCAGCGCGCGCGGCGAAACGAGGCCGACCCGTTCCGCGCCGGTCGCAATGTGGAGCCCCTCCGCCGCCGCGATCGCCGTCCGCAGGCCGTTGTAGGAACCCGGCCCGATGCCGACCGCAACGCGATCCACCGAACCGACGGACCGCAAAGCCCGGTCCAGCGCGGGGAACAAATC comes from Chthoniobacterales bacterium and encodes:
- the mrdA gene encoding penicillin-binding protein 2, which encodes MKQFLCLAASLGMIAAAGAQDAVLDNTGPVENPKPTWETQKQARTWQLAIPAPRGLITDRNGKPLAQSRMSYNLAISFPTPLDMDDRQVVDFARQQVTLAKGLLGRDISLNEKAVVDHYKNRGVLPYDIIEDLSPQELAIVAKGLTPTLILRQTYARFYPEGQTAGSVIGYVGRQAPLSLRPIENGDVIFPRVEGREGLEQIYDDELRGQPGILHVTFDANGRKTSERIAQPPVPGYNVITTLDRDLQALCEDVLSKNAKRGAIVIIDPNTGEVLALASWPTFDPNVFVPFVDAAKFEALQKDPAVPLLPRAYRSAYPPGSTFKTFVGLAGFEDGKIKPGTEFGCPPSLGVGNFVFRNWKKVDAGSLNFVQALTQSCNTWFYQAGLKMGSKPIIAWTNRLGLGQKTGLPLNAEEKGNIPNDDYMMRVHKRKILQGDVANMSIGQGDILITPLQMAQAMGVIANGGQFHQTRLVMQIQSLDNKVVAAYPDRLRDNLAIKPEIMDQLRKALVAVTEDGNGTAHRAQVKGIHVAGKTGTAQWGGGRDSDKARTAAWFTGFAPADNPRYAFAAVYEGEPGDNDVHGGSHGAPLIGKTLKQIFAPSKSDEESKEEEATDESD